The Paenibacillus sp. G2S3 region AGGTCAAATTTATCAACGGACTTCAGGAGTCCAATGCAACCGATCTGGAACAAATCGTCAGGCTCATACCCGCGGTTCATAAACCGCTGCACTACCGACCAGACCAGTCGGATATTACAGCTTACAAGCGTGTCGCGGGCAAGACTATCTCCGGCCTGACTGAGCGCGATAAGACGTTTGACCTCCGCATCGTCCAAATAGGTCGGCGGAGCTTTTTTTGACTCTGCATCCATGGCTCCAACCCCTAATTGTATAAAGCTTTTTTCGAGACGATGGTTTTCTTCATTGAGATAGAAGTACCGTGTCCCGGTTCACTAGTGACTTCAAATTCATCCATGAAATTCTCCATAATAGTAAAGCCCATGCCCGACCGCTCCAGCTCTGGCTTAGAGGTATACAGCGGCTGTTGCGCCAGCTCCAAATCCTCAATGCCCCGTCCTTGATCCTCAATGGTTAAATGTACCGTTTCGTTGTCCAGCGATGCCGAAATGGTCACAATACCTTCCGGATCACTATCATACCCATGAATAATACAGTTGGTGACCGCTTCCGACACGACTGTCTTCAGATCATTCAGCTCGTCCATCGTAGGATCAAGCCGGGAAACGAACGCCGCTACGACTACACGCGCGAACGATTCGTTCTCCGAGCGTGCAGCGAACTGCACGTTCATGAAGTTACCAGCCTTACTATTTGTCATAACGCAACCTCCAAATCCGAGAGTGCAGTACTCTCGTCGTCATATAGGGGCATGATTTTGAACAGGCCTGACATTTCCAGCAGCCGCTTCACAGGTGCCGTTGCATCACACACAACCATTTTTCCACCTTTACTATGAATCAGTTTATACCTTCCCAGAATCACGCCTAGGCCCGAACTGTCCATAAACTGTAGATGCTTAAGACTAAGAACCAAATGCGACACCTGACCACGCATAATCGCTTCATCCATATCCATTCTTACAAAATCGGCTGCGTGATGATCCAGCTCCCCTGATAAACGGACAATCAACACACCCCTGTGATGCTCCATCTCCACATGAGAATTCATGCTTGCCACTCTCCTCTTCGTTGCTTTGAAAAACTGACCTTGAAAGACAGTACCTATTCCCTTCAAGGACAAGGTTTTCTACGCGGCAAATCAGGAATCCTGCCTCACGACAAAACTAGAAGAAAACCCCTATGAATCTACAGAGTACATGGGGTTAATCTACAAAAAAACTGTTTTTAATCTACGCCGAACATCGAGCCTGTTGTGCGCTTAAAGAGCTTCCACCAGCCTGCTTTCGGCACAGCTTCCCCTGCTTTTAATTCATATTCCTTAATGACCTGGGTTCCTTGGTAGACCACCAGCTTGCCCACAGATTGACCTTCAGCCACTGGAGCCTTCACGCTTTCCGGCAATACTAGTTCGTGGCGAATGCCTTCTTGAGTCACACCTTTTTTCAAAAGAACACTATACGTCTCTTTCGCCGTTATCGGTAGCTCGGATTTGACGCCCTTTTCAATCTTTAGGGTGCCGATGGCATCCCCTTCTTTGTGGATCGTGTGTACTTTATATTGCGAGAACAAGTAATCGAACATGCCTGACACTTCACTGTTGCGTGTCTTTGTGTTCGGCTCACCTAGCACTACAGCGACTGCACGTAGGCCATCTCTTGCTGCTGTAGCGGACAGACAGAATTTTGCCTCAGCAGTATAACCTGTCTTCAAACCATCAGCACCAGTGTAGAAACGAACCAGCTTGTTCGTATTCACCAACCAGAACGGCTTGGTTGAATCCTTACGGAGGTAATCCTGATAGGAACCAGTATATTTGATAATTTGATCATGCTTCAAAAGCTCACGACTGATGACCGCAATATCGTAAGCTGAGGAATAGTGATTAGCGGCTGGAAGACCGTTGCAGTTGGCAAAATGGGTATCTTTTAGACCCAGCTCCTCTGCACGTTTATTCATCAGATCGACAAAAGCACTCTCTGAACCAGCTATTTTCTCCGCCATCGCCACAGAAGCATCATTACCAGAAGCCATAGCGATACCTTTGAGCATATCGTCTACCGACATTTCTTCACCAGGCTCCAGAAAAATCTGCGATCCGCCCATAGAAGCCGCATATTCACTTGTTCGCACCTTATCAGTCAGTTGGAGCCTTCCTTCATCCAGCGCTTCCACCGTTAGTAACATCGTCATAATCTTTGTAATACTTGCGGGAGGCAGCTTATCATGGCTGTTCTTCTCATAAATAACAGTGCCGGTACCAGCGTCCATCAAAATCGCAGAACGCGCTCCCGGTGCGAGGTCTACAGCGGCAGCATTACTGCCAGAGTTCTTGGTTTTTTCTTCTGCATAAGCGCCTGACATAGGTCCTAGAACCGACACAGCGATACAGAGCACAAGCACAGCAAAACGCATTTTTCTCACAATGGTTCCCCTCCTGAACGTTAACCTTCATATCACAGGTACTGTGTTCCAGTTTCGTCAGAAAGGGTGGAAATTATTCCATTTTTAAGGAAATAACCACAATTATTTATCTCAAGAAGTAAGGATGTCATCAATAAAAAAAAGCCCAGCAGCAGTTGCAGAGCATTTTTATTATAGGGGAGATTAAATAATATTTCAAATTTAAAGTATTCCCATTTTTTCAGTCCTCATTTTAAGACTTTTAAAGGTAAATCGTAGGCTTTCACGAATGCTATCTAAGACCTATATTGTCTTCCCAGAGGAGTGAATATACGAATGAACCCACTTGAAACTTATATTGAGACAGAAGCAAAACAGAACGATTTCTCTATTTGTGGAGGAATTGACTGGAATGTCCTTTACCGATTATGTGGAGCTTTACATCTTTAAGCCTTGCGGAATGGAGCAATCCGGTTATTTTACGTTAGATGCCTTACCTACTAACTGTGCACTAGGATACATAAAGGAAGAGAACGGTAGCTGGAGAACCAACATCTATTCAATCCCAGTAAACGGAGGCGCTGACGGTGGAGCTTTCGTAACCGCTCCCGACATGCAGCTATTCTGGAACGGGCTAATGAATCATGTGCTTTTGAATCCAGTACTCACTTCATTGCTACTTACTCCACACATGCATGTGGATGGCGAAGGATATTATGGTTATGGTGTATGGATCACTCTCCGAGAAGGAAAAGTGTTCAAATTCCACATTGTGGGCTACGATCCTGGGGTTTCCTTCCGATCGGCTATCTATCCAGCCAGTGGTGAGACTGTAGTGGTAATATGTAATGCAGGCAACGGGGCTTCTCAGATTTTCAATCTTATCGATAAACATTTGTAGATGCTCCGCCAAAAACGCAAAACAGCGAGCCTCCTATTACGGGAGGCTCGCTGTCGTACGGTCTATTTCAGATCTTTGTCAT contains the following coding sequences:
- the spoIIAB gene encoding anti-sigma F factor — its product is MTNSKAGNFMNVQFAARSENESFARVVVAAFVSRLDPTMDELNDLKTVVSEAVTNCIIHGYDSDPEGIVTISASLDNETVHLTIEDQGRGIEDLELAQQPLYTSKPELERSGMGFTIMENFMDEFEVTSEPGHGTSISMKKTIVSKKALYN
- the spoIIAA gene encoding anti-sigma F factor antagonist, which encodes MNSHVEMEHHRGVLIVRLSGELDHHAADFVRMDMDEAIMRGQVSHLVLSLKHLQFMDSSGLGVILGRYKLIHSKGGKMVVCDATAPVKRLLEMSGLFKIMPLYDDESTALSDLEVAL
- a CDS encoding D-alanyl-D-alanine carboxypeptidase family protein; the protein is MSGAYAEEKTKNSGSNAAAVDLAPGARSAILMDAGTGTVIYEKNSHDKLPPASITKIMTMLLTVEALDEGRLQLTDKVRTSEYAASMGGSQIFLEPGEEMSVDDMLKGIAMASGNDASVAMAEKIAGSESAFVDLMNKRAEELGLKDTHFANCNGLPAANHYSSAYDIAVISRELLKHDQIIKYTGSYQDYLRKDSTKPFWLVNTNKLVRFYTGADGLKTGYTAEAKFCLSATAARDGLRAVAVVLGEPNTKTRNSEVSGMFDYLFSQYKVHTIHKEGDAIGTLKIEKGVKSELPITAKETYSVLLKKGVTQEGIRHELVLPESVKAPVAEGQSVGKLVVYQGTQVIKEYELKAGEAVPKAGWWKLFKRTTGSMFGVD